A region from the Etheostoma spectabile isolate EspeVRDwgs_2016 chromosome 9, UIUC_Espe_1.0, whole genome shotgun sequence genome encodes:
- the LOC116695353 gene encoding low affinity immunoglobulin gamma Fc region receptor II yields the protein MEVPALCITLWMDVLMLLVAHIQHGYPQTPVSDAAFRIVPTRLQLFEYESVHFTCEGFNVSAGCRVRTIEESMSTRSNGSVTSTVTCTIDFAFPSDSGEYWCEAGGGQRSNTVNITVTAGSVVLESPALPVMEGDAVTLRCRTKMTPFSSRITNFYKDGRLVGSSPTGNLTIESVFKSHEGRYKCNIPGAGESPESRLAVIEEKYTGSVTHRADRTEMVSHQYYVLLWTAVSVVLFLQLLVIGLLSWKKHLVLLEVMLSDPNKDLYAVVQRDKKKKKDAADNLSLDTNRSTKPQTDKCKRAPQPLQSTTGPK from the exons ATGGAGGTCCCAGCTCTCTGCATCACACTGT GGATGGATGTGTTGATGTTGCTGGTTGCCCATATTCAGCATGGTTACCCTCAGACCCCTG TTTCAGACGCAGCTTTTCGTATCGTTCCAACCAGACTGCAGCTCTTTGAATACGAGTCTGTGCATTTCACCTGTGAGGGGTTTAATGTCTCGGCTGGGTGCAGAGTGAGAACCATCGAGGAATCAATGTCAACGCGTTCAAATGGCTCAGTGACGTCAACAGTGACCTGCACCATTGACTTTGCCTTTCCATCGGATAGCGGAGAATACTGGTGTGAAGctggaggaggacagagaagcAACACTGTCAACATCACTGTCACCG CTGGTTCTGTGGTCCTGGAGAGTCCTGCTCTTCCTGTGATGGAGGGAGATGCTGTGACTCTGAGATGTAGAACCAAGATGACTCCCTTCTCCAGTCGCATCACCAATTTCTATAAAGATGGCCGCCTCGTCGGGAGCAGTCCTACAGGAAACCTGACTATTGAAAGTGTTTTCAAGTCTCATGAAGGCCGCTACAAGTGCAACATCCCTGGAGCTGGAGAATCCCCAGAGAGTCGGCTGGCTGTCATAg AAGAGAAGTATACTGGCTCAGTGACGCACCGCGCAGACAGAACAG AGATGGTTTCCCACCAGTACTACGTCCTGCTCTGGACCGCTGTCTCTGTCGTGTTGTTCCTGCAGCTGTTGGTGATCGGACTACTTTCCTGGAAGAAACACCTAG TCTTATTGGAGGTCATGTTGAGTGATCCAAACAAGGACCTGTACGCTGTCGTCCAAAgagacaagaagaaaaagaagg ATGCCGCTGATAATTTGAGCCTCGACACAAACCGAAGCACAaaaccacagacagacaaatgtaAGAGGGCCCCTCAACCCCTGCAGTCCACCACAGGACCAAAGTAG
- the LOC116695358 gene encoding butyrophilin subfamily 1 member A1, translating to MDQVLSLHTVLLLVVFVLLSAPCFEGLVHVVGPSRPITATVGDETVLPCHLEPATAASGMTVEWARPDLDPRFVHVWRDGVELESKTHPSYKRRTSVFPDKLKLGDVSLNLSKVKLSDGGTYKCFIPGHGYSLIQLVVGAVSSPFIVSISRSSSGVALQCESGGWYPEPEVSWLDAEGNLLSAGPTETVRGPDDLYTVSSTVTVEKRPSNRFTCRVQQKDTNQTRETHIQIAADFFTVPPSSPVRVNIGVIALVIFILCGLAGAFAWWKWKTSRQTL from the exons ATGGACCAGGTCTTAAGTCTTCACACAGTTCTCTTACTGGTGGTGTTTGTCCTTCTCTCAGCACCCTGTTTTGAAG GTCTGGTGCATGTAGTCGGTCCGTCTCGGCCAATAACGGCAACCGTTGGGGATGAAACCGTTCTGCCATGCCACCTGGAGCCTGCCACGGCCGCTTCAGGCATGACCGTAGAGTGGGCGCGACCGGACCTGGACCCCAGGTTTGTCCATGTGTGGCGTGACGGTGTGGAACTGGAGAGTAAAACCCACCCGTCATACAAGAGAAGAACGTCGGTGTTCCCTGACAAGCTGAAGCTCGGAGACGTTTCACTGAATCTCTCCAAAGTGAAACTTTCTGATGGGGGGACGTATAAATGCTTCATTCCAGGACACGGTTACTCGTTAATTCAGCTTGTTGTGG GTGCTGTTAGCTCACCTTTCATAGTGAGTATCAGCAGATCCTCCAGTGGCGTTGCTCTGCAGTGTGAGTCTGGAGGCTGGTACCCAGAGCCTGAGGTGTCGTGGCTGGACGCTGAGGGAAACCTCCTCTCTGCTGGACCTACAGAGACCGTCAGAGGTCCTGATGATCTCTACACTGTCAGCAGCACAGTGACTGTGGAGAAGAGACCCAGCAACAGATTCACCTGTAGAGTCCAGCAGAAGGACAccaaccagaccagagagacacacattcAGATTGCAG CTGATTTCTTCACGGTGCCACCGAGTTCACCTGTTCGGGTCAACATTGGTGTTATTGCTTTGGTCATTTTCATTCTGTGTGGTCTGGCAGGTGCCTTTGCTTGGTGGAAATGGAAAACATCA AGGCAAACCCTGTAA